A stretch of Pogona vitticeps strain Pit_001003342236 chromosome 5, PviZW2.1, whole genome shotgun sequence DNA encodes these proteins:
- the LOC110091505 gene encoding potassium voltage-gated channel subfamily A member 1 has protein sequence MEIALVTLENGGATAIRGGEDGAGGGGESRAARRRADLLQLPTAAAAAAVAAPWLSECGSKEGCPPPDRDDDDEEGDDQAPSALVAAAAARSPPASLPPTARLLGLPPRGLLLRPPEEGQPAPEEGGHRLGMAMARGSSGGRPSSSSSAAAAAAALFEEGDGADEESQSALHSQQRVLINISGLRFETQLGTLNQFPDTLLGDPEKRMRYFDPLRNEYFFDRNRPSFDGILYFYQSGGKLRRPVNVSIDVFADEIRFYQLGEEAMERFREDEGFIKEEEKPLPGNEFQRQVWLIFEYPESSSSARGIAIVSVLVILISIITFCLETLPEFRDERELHVPLLPSQNGTPLEIPRQQRPSALTDPFFIIETTCVIWFTFELLVRFFACPSKPEFSRNIMNIIDIVAIIPYFITLGTELAQEQQEKEQPGSTGNGGQQQAMSLAILRVIRLVRVFRIFKLSRHSKGLQILGQTLKASMRELGLLIFFLFIGVILFSSAVYFAEADDPESHFSSIPDAFWWAVVTMTTVGYGDMRPVTVGGKIVGSLCAIAGVLTIALPVPVIVSNFNYFYHRETDHEEQSILKDESGSVDGSSAGDLKRQGSKNSLDKSVVHLENTEGIGNATGSVEKANIKAKHSVDLRKSLYALCLDTNRETDL, from the coding sequence ATGGAGATCGCGCTGGTAACGCTGGAGAACGGAGGCGCGACGGCCATCCGCGGAGGCGAGGATGgcgccggcggcggcggagagAGCCGGGCGGCGCGGCGGAGGGCGGACCTGCTCCAGCTGCCcaccgcggcggcggcggcggcggtggcggcgccTTGGCTGAGCGAGTGCGGCAGCAAGGAGGGCTGCCCGCCGCCGGAccgcgacgacgacgacgaggaggGGGACGACCAGGCGCCATCGGCGCTCGTGGCCGCGGCCGCAGCCCGGAGCCCGCCGGCCAGCCTCCCGCCGACGGCCCGGCTGCTGGGACTGCCGCCGCGCGGCCTCCTGCTGCGCCCGCCGGAGGAGGGCCAGCCGGCCCCGGAGGAAGGCGGGCACCGCCTGGGCATGGCGATGGCCCGGGGCTCCTCGGGCGGCAGgccttcgtcctcctcctccgcggcggcggcggcggcggctctctTCGAGGAGGGCGACGGGGCGGACGAGGAAAGCCAGAGCGCCCTGCACAGCCAACAGCGCGTCCTCATCAACATCTCCGGCCTGCGCTTCGAGACTCAACTCGGGACCCTCAACCAGTTCCCGGACACGCTGCTGGGCGACCCCGAGAAGCGGATGCGCTACTTCGACCCCCTGCGCAACGAGTACTTCTTTGACCGCAACCGGCCCAGCTTCGACGGCATCCTCTACTTCTACCAGTCCGGGGGCAAGCTTCGGCGGCCGGTCAACGTCTCCATCGACGTCTTCGCCGACGAGATCCGCTTCTACCAGCTGGGCGAGGAGGCCATGGAGAGGTTCCGGGAGGACGAAGGCTTcatcaaggaggaggagaaaccctTGCCCGGCAACGAATTCCAGCGCCAGGTCTGGCTCATCTTCGAGTACCCCGAGAGCTCCAGCTCCGCTCGTGGCATCGCCATCGTCTCGGTGCTGGTCATCCTCATCTCCATCATCACCTTCTGCCTGGAGACTTTGCCCGAGTTCCGAGATGAGCGGGAGCTCCACGTGCCGCTTCTCCCTTCGCAGAACGGCACCCCTCTAGAGATCCCCCGCCAGCAGCGCCCCAGTGCCCTGACCGACCCCTTCTTCATCATTGAAACCACGTGCGTCATCTGGTTCACCTTCGAGCTGCTGGTCCGCTTCTTTGCCTGCCCCAGCAAGCCTGAGTTCTCCAGGAACATCATGAACATCATTGACATTGTCGCCATCATCCCTTACTTCATCACCTTGGGCACAGAGCTGGCTCAagagcagcaggagaaggagcAGCCGGGCAGCACCGGCAATGGAGGGCAACAGCAAGCCATGTCTTTAGCCATCCTGAGGGTCATCCGCCTGGTCCGGGTCTTCCGGATCTTCAAGCTCTCCAGGCACTCCAAGGGGCTGCAGATCTTGGGGCAAACTTTGAAAGCTAGCATGCGAGAACTAGGCCTTCTTATCTTCTTCCTTTTCATTGGGGTTATTCTTTTCTCCAGCGCTGTGTACTTTGCTGAGGCTGATGACCCTGAATCACATTTCTCCAGCATCCCTGATGCCTTCTGGTGGGCAGTGGTCACGATGACCACAGTGGGTTATGGAGATATGAGACCTGTCACCGTAGGGGGCAAGATCGTGGGCTCCTTGTGTGCCATCGCTGGTGTGCTCACCATTGCTCTCCCTGTCCCTGTCATTGTGTCCAACTTCAACTATTTCTACCATCGGGAGACTGACCACGAGGAGCAGTCTATTCTCAAAGATGAGTCTGGCAGTGTTGATGGCAGCTCAGCTGGAGACCTGAAGAGACAAGGCAGTAAAAACTCATTGGATAAATCTGTTGTGCACTTGGAGAACACTGAGGGGATCGGCAATGCGACCGGGTCTGTAGAGAAGGCCAATATCAAAGCTAAACACAGTGTAGATCTTAGGAAATCTCTCTATGCACTCTGCTTAGATACTAACAGGGAGACGGACTTGTAA